The following coding sequences are from one Thermocrinis jamiesonii window:
- the nth gene encoding endonuclease III — protein sequence MVKQIVERLEKVFPNKLELNFSTPFELVVAVVLSAQERDAKVNEVTQELFKRFKTPEDFAQADLEEIEKYINKVSFYGKKAEYIKKISTILVEKYKGEVPKSLKELSELPGIGRKSANMILYNAFGINEGIAVDRHVLRVSQRLGLTKQQKPEKAEQDLMKVVPKEDWGKFSNLLILLGRYICTAQKPKHHQCPLYDLCPSKEL from the coding sequence ATGGTTAAACAGATCGTTGAGAGGCTTGAAAAAGTCTTTCCAAATAAACTGGAGCTAAATTTTAGCACACCCTTTGAGCTGGTGGTTGCGGTAGTTCTGTCTGCCCAAGAAAGGGACGCAAAGGTAAATGAGGTAACACAAGAACTTTTTAAAAGGTTTAAAACTCCAGAGGACTTTGCGCAGGCGGACTTAGAAGAGATAGAAAAGTACATCAATAAAGTTTCCTTTTACGGCAAAAAAGCAGAGTATATAAAGAAAATAAGCACGATCCTGGTTGAGAAGTATAAGGGAGAAGTTCCAAAAAGTTTAAAGGAGCTTTCCGAACTGCCGGGTATAGGAAGAAAGTCTGCCAACATGATTTTGTATAACGCCTTTGGCATAAACGAAGGTATAGCGGTTGATAGGCACGTTCTGAGGGTAAGTCAAAGGTTGGGGCTAACAAAACAACAAAAGCCCGAAAAGGCAGAACAAGATCTTATGAAGGTTGTCCCAAAGGAAGACTGGGGAAAATTTTCAAACCTTTTAATACTTTTGGGAAGATACATCTGCACAGCCCAAAAACCAAAGCATCATCAGTGCCCACTTTACGACCTCTGTCCATCTAAAGAGCTATAA
- a CDS encoding FAD-binding oxidoreductase yields MFGLLRKKPVDKLVEVLGREKVSLSLVERKLYSYDATPIPVERALPSAVVFPTCQEDVQKLVKVCYEEEIPIFPRGAGSGLTGGAVPTLEKGVVVSFERMNRFYIDVDNATAVVEPGVITYNFQQEVEKLGLFYPPDPSSFKYSTIGGNIAENAGGPRCLKYGVTREYVLGLTAVIKEGHVLKTGNPVIKDVAGYDLTKLLVGSEGTLGLITSAVLKLIPKPKARATALIIFRELESVGKVVTRIMTSGIFPSALEFMDSYAIKAVEEFKPVGLPKDAQALLLIEVDGSPQSVKEDINQVKELAKSMGLEVQIAEDEEKAEKLWTARKSLGPALGNLKTGKINEDVVVPRIYLSEAIKDYRKVAEKYGLLMVIFGHIGDGNLHVNLLYDKKNREEEERAERAVDEVFEITLRYNGSITGEHGVGLTKRKFLELQFGPVGMEILREIKRTFDPKNLFNPGKVIAL; encoded by the coding sequence ATGTTTGGTCTGTTGAGAAAAAAACCGGTTGATAAACTTGTGGAGGTTCTTGGAAGGGAAAAAGTTTCTTTATCTTTGGTAGAGAGAAAACTTTACTCTTACGATGCTACTCCAATTCCGGTGGAGAGAGCTTTGCCTTCCGCTGTAGTTTTCCCTACGTGCCAAGAGGATGTGCAAAAACTCGTAAAGGTTTGTTATGAAGAGGAGATTCCTATCTTTCCAAGGGGGGCAGGGTCAGGTTTAACTGGCGGTGCGGTGCCTACGTTGGAAAAGGGTGTTGTTGTCTCCTTTGAAAGGATGAATCGCTTTTACATAGATGTGGATAATGCTACTGCAGTGGTTGAACCGGGCGTTATAACTTACAATTTTCAACAAGAAGTAGAAAAACTTGGACTCTTTTATCCACCAGACCCTTCCTCCTTTAAATACTCCACCATAGGCGGAAACATTGCGGAAAATGCGGGTGGTCCAAGGTGTTTGAAGTATGGAGTTACAAGGGAATACGTTTTGGGTCTTACCGCAGTTATAAAGGAGGGGCATGTTCTAAAAACAGGAAATCCTGTTATAAAGGATGTGGCGGGATACGATCTAACCAAACTTTTGGTTGGTTCGGAAGGCACCTTAGGGCTCATAACCTCTGCAGTTCTTAAACTTATACCAAAGCCAAAGGCAAGGGCAACCGCCTTGATAATCTTCAGAGAGCTTGAAAGTGTGGGCAAGGTGGTAACAAGGATCATGACTTCCGGTATATTTCCGTCCGCTTTGGAGTTTATGGATAGCTATGCTATAAAGGCTGTGGAGGAATTCAAACCGGTTGGTCTTCCGAAGGATGCACAGGCACTGCTGTTGATAGAAGTGGATGGCTCGCCCCAGAGTGTGAAGGAGGACATAAACCAAGTGAAAGAACTTGCCAAATCCATGGGGTTGGAGGTTCAAATAGCAGAAGATGAAGAAAAGGCTGAAAAGCTCTGGACCGCAAGAAAAAGCTTAGGACCCGCCCTGGGAAATCTAAAAACCGGAAAGATAAACGAGGATGTGGTAGTTCCCAGAATATATTTATCGGAAGCAATAAAAGACTACCGAAAGGTTGCAGAAAAGTATGGGCTTTTGATGGTCATTTTTGGACATATAGGGGATGGGAATTTACACGTGAATCTACTATACGATAAGAAAAACAGGGAAGAAGAAGAGAGGGCAGAGAGGGCTGTGGATGAGGTGTTTGAAATAACACTCAGGTATAACGGCTCAATTACGGGAGAGCACGGAGTAGGATTAACAAAGCGCAAGTTCCTTGAACTTCAGTTCGGACCCGTGGGAATGGAAATACTCAGGGAAATTAAAAGGACTTTTGATCCTAAGAATCTTTTTAATCCAGGAAAGGTTATAGCTCTTTAG
- the rpmB gene encoding 50S ribosomal protein L28 codes for MAKCYVCGKTTKIGRSVTFSGERNPRRFKANLQKVKVVLSDGTIKRVYVCTKCLKAGKVTKAVKVS; via the coding sequence ATGGCGAAGTGTTATGTTTGTGGAAAAACTACAAAGATAGGAAGGAGCGTGACCTTTTCTGGAGAGAGAAATCCGAGGCGGTTTAAGGCAAACTTACAAAAGGTTAAGGTGGTTTTAAGCGATGGGACGATCAAAAGGGTTTATGTTTGCACTAAGTGTTTGAAGGCTGGGAAGGTAACTAAAGCGGTAAAGGTTTCCTGA
- the aroC gene encoding chorismate synthase, which produces MPIRFLTAGESHGKGLVCIVEGIPANLEISAEYINRELERRQRGYGRGGRMKIEKDTVQIISGVRFGKTLGSPIALLIENKDWENWKEKMAVEGERPDFAVPFTRPRPGHADLAGGIKYNQRDLRNILERASARETVCRVAVGAICKRFLEELGVFIGSYVVSIGSLEPPIEEQDLIKRHYLAEQSEVRFPDPTKDELFKELIDKAKEMGESLGGIFEVFAVGVPPGLGSHVHWDRKLDGIIAQAMMSIQAIKGVEIGLGFMASKKFGSEVHDEIGYKEGYGYFRYSNNLGGLEGGITNGMPIVVRCAMKPIPTLTKPLRSVDVETKEEVRAGKERTDVVAVPAASVVGESALAYVLAKAFLEKLGGDFMEEIKERYRIYLEHVKSF; this is translated from the coding sequence ATGCCTATTAGATTTTTAACCGCCGGTGAATCTCACGGAAAGGGTTTAGTTTGCATAGTTGAAGGCATACCTGCAAACCTTGAAATATCCGCAGAATACATAAACAGGGAGTTGGAAAGAAGACAAAGGGGATACGGCAGAGGTGGGAGGATGAAGATAGAAAAGGATACTGTTCAGATAATCTCTGGGGTTAGGTTTGGAAAAACCTTGGGAAGTCCTATAGCCCTTTTGATTGAAAATAAGGATTGGGAAAATTGGAAGGAGAAAATGGCGGTGGAGGGTGAAAGGCCCGATTTTGCAGTGCCTTTTACAAGACCAAGACCGGGACATGCGGACTTAGCAGGAGGCATAAAGTACAATCAAAGGGACCTAAGAAACATCCTTGAGAGGGCTTCCGCAAGGGAAACTGTGTGTAGGGTGGCAGTTGGTGCTATTTGTAAGAGGTTTTTGGAGGAGCTGGGAGTTTTTATAGGAAGCTATGTGGTTAGCATAGGTTCCCTTGAGCCTCCCATAGAAGAGCAGGATTTAATTAAAAGGCACTATCTTGCGGAGCAGTCGGAGGTCAGATTTCCGGATCCCACAAAAGACGAGCTCTTTAAGGAGCTTATAGATAAAGCTAAGGAAATGGGTGAGAGCTTAGGTGGAATTTTTGAAGTTTTTGCGGTGGGCGTTCCTCCTGGGCTTGGAAGCCATGTGCATTGGGACAGAAAGTTGGATGGTATTATTGCACAGGCTATGATGAGCATTCAAGCTATAAAGGGGGTGGAGATAGGTTTGGGATTTATGGCGTCAAAGAAGTTTGGTTCTGAGGTGCACGATGAGATAGGCTATAAAGAGGGATATGGTTATTTTAGGTATTCCAATAACTTGGGCGGTTTGGAAGGTGGAATTACCAACGGCATGCCTATAGTGGTTAGGTGTGCCATGAAGCCTATACCAACTTTAACCAAACCGCTCAGGAGCGTAGATGTGGAGACTAAGGAGGAAGTTAGGGCTGGTAAAGAGAGGACAGACGTGGTAGCAGTGCCTGCTGCCTCTGTTGTTGGAGAATCTGCTCTCGCTTATGTTCTTGCAAAGGCATTCTTGGAGAAACTGGGTGGAGACTTTATGGAAGAGATAAAAGAAAGATACAGGATCTACTTGGAACATGTTAAAAGTTTTTGA